A single Candidatus Binatia bacterium DNA region contains:
- a CDS encoding LysM peptidoglycan-binding domain-containing M23 family metallopeptidase, with protein sequence MPIRQALGEVRLGGLTRKAALLSISLLFPLSFFSCAPRSSIPRHTGQGIFHTVQPGENLFRIGKAYDITYQELARINRIGDPNQLRVGDKVFIPGAARQLPVEIITPSTVSLKRTIPAEPRDGARPALVLPVSGNVSSGFGQRGASFHDGVDILAPEGTPIRAVESGEVIYSDQLRGYGNMIIIRHANGIVSVYAHNRTNRVAEGRTVAKGEVIAEVGSTGRASAPHLHFEIRRDNVAEDPLNYLKQ encoded by the coding sequence ATGCCGATTCGTCAAGCTCTGGGGGAAGTACGGTTGGGCGGATTGACGCGCAAAGCCGCTCTGCTCTCGATCTCTCTTCTATTTCCGCTTTCCTTTTTTTCTTGCGCGCCTCGTTCTTCGATTCCGCGCCACACGGGTCAGGGAATCTTTCACACCGTTCAGCCGGGCGAAAATCTTTTTCGCATCGGCAAGGCGTACGACATCACGTACCAGGAGCTGGCGCGGATCAACCGCATAGGGGACCCAAACCAGCTTCGCGTCGGCGATAAAGTTTTTATTCCCGGCGCGGCGCGCCAACTCCCCGTAGAGATCATCACTCCTTCGACCGTTTCCCTGAAGCGGACAATCCCCGCGGAGCCGAGGGACGGGGCACGACCCGCACTGGTCTTGCCCGTCTCGGGAAACGTTTCGTCGGGATTCGGACAGCGCGGCGCGAGCTTTCACGACGGGGTCGATATCCTGGCGCCTGAAGGCACGCCGATTCGGGCCGTGGAGAGCGGCGAGGTTATTTACAGCGACCAGCTTCGCGGCTACGGCAACATGATCATTATCCGTCACGCCAACGGAATCGTTTCCGTTTATGCGCATAACCGCACTAACCGCGTCGCCGAGGGGCGAACGGTGGCTAAAGGAGAAGTCATCGCGGAAGTCGGCAGCACCGGTAGGGCGTCTGCTCCTCATCTCCATTTCGAGATCCGCAGAGACAACGTCGCCGAAGACCCGCTGAACTATTTGAAACAATAG